The Stenotrophomonas sp. ZAC14D1_NAIMI4_1 DNA segment GGCCGTCACGGCGTTCACCTCCGAGGCGCTGGACAAGTTGAACGTGCAGGACATCAGCGCGCTGGGCCCCCAGGTGCCGAACATGACCATCTATGCGGCGCGCGGCGCCAGCAGCACGGTCACCGCCTATATCCGTGGCGTCGGCCAGTCCGATCCCACCTGGGGTTCCGACCCGGGCGTGGGCATCTACCTGGATGACGTCTACATCGCGCGGCCGCAGGGTGCCCTGCTGGACGTGTTCGATGTCTCCCGCATCGAAGTGCTGCGCGGCCCGCAGGGCACGCTGTACGGCAAGAACACCATCGGCGGCGCCATCAAGTACATCTCGCGCGGCCTGCCTACCGAAACCGAAGGCTTTGCCCAGATCACGGTGGGCAATTACAGCCAGCTGGATGCCAAGGCCGCCATCGGCGGCCCGATCGGTGGCGCCGACAGCGGCCTGCGCGCCCGCGTGGCGGTGGCCAGCCTCAACAACGATGGCTTCGGCGAGAACACGTTCAACGGCCAGCCGGTGAGCGACAAGCAGATCAAGGCGGCGCGCTTCAACCTGGGCGCCTATGCCGGTGATGACTTCGACGTGCAGTTCGCGCTGGACTACACCGACGATACCTCGGGCATGCGCGGTTCGAAGATGCTGGCGCCGAACCCGTTCCTGCCCGGCTACCCGCCGATGGACAGCCGCTATGACATCCGCTCGGGCATGCGCAACCTCAACAACGTGGAGAGCAAGGGCGCTTCGGCCACGGTGAACTGGCGTCCGAACGAGGACGTCGCGCTGAAGTACGTGATCGCAAAGCGCGAGTCGGACAGCCAGGGCAACGTCGATTTCGATACCACCCCGGTGAAGCTGGCCGACGTCAGCGGCACCTACGACGACAACCAGGTGAGCAACGAGCTGCAGCTGAACTACGATGCCGGCGGCCGCGTCCGTGGCGTGGTGGGCCTGTACCAGTTCAAGGGCGAGGCCGGCGGCCAGATCCAGAACAACTACTTCAGCGCGCAGTTCGCCGACAACCAGGGCAAGGTGCTCACCGACAGCATTGCGCTGTATGCAGATTGGACCTTCGACCTGACCAACAAGCTGAAGCTGGATGTGGGCGCCCGCTACACCGATGAGGACAAGCGCGCGATCGTGCTGAACCGCCTGTACGCCGATCCCGGCTTTGTCCGGCCGGTGGCGGTGACTGCGGACTTCGACAAGAAGACCAATTTCAGCAACGTCTCGCCCAAGGTCTCGCTGGATTACCAGATCACCCCGGACATCATGGTGTACGGGCTGGCCACGCGCGGCTTCAAGTCAGGCGGCTACAACATCCGCGCCAATGCGGTGGCGGTGCCGCGCTCGGCCGAACCGTTCGATGACGAGACGGTCGACAGCTTCGAGATCGGCAGCAAGATGGCCTTCCTCGACCAGCGCCTGTTCCTGAACCTGTCGGCGTTCCACAACAAGTACAAGGACATCCAGCTCTCGGTGTTCACCGGCATCGACACCAACGGCGACGGCATCGACGATTCCTTCTTCGGTGACTTCACCAATGCGGGCAAGGGCACGGTGAACGGCCTGGAGATCGAGTACCAGTACCTGCCCACCCAGCACTGGCTGATCTCGGGCAACCTGGCCTGGCTGGATGCGAAGTACGACGAGTACATGGACCGCGGCGTCAACGTGGCCAAACAGATGAAGTTCACCAATGCGCCGGAGTACTCGGGTGCCTTGAACGTGGAGTACCGCACCGACCTGGCCAACGGCGGCAACCTGTCCGCGCGGGTGAGCTACAGCTACCAGAGCGAAGTGTGGCCGACCACCGATCTGAGCCCGGTGATCCGCCAGGGCGGCTACGGGCTGGTGAATGCAGGCGTGGTCTGGCGCGTGGATGACACCTGGACGCTCTCGCTGCAGGGCACCAACCTGGCCGACAAGGAATACCGCACCACCGGCTACAACATCCCGGCGGTGGGGACGCTGATCGGGTTCTACGGTGCGCCACGCCAGTATAGTCTCAGCGCCCGTTACGATTTCTAGGAAGCTTCTGCATGACGCAGTCTTACGACGATCTGTACTGGAACAGTGATGACGGCCTGCGCCTGCACGCGCGCGACCATGCACCGGCCGTGGGGCTCGCGCCCCGCGGTACGGTGGTCTGCATCCCGGGCCTGACCCGCAATGCCGCCGATTTCGATGCTCTCGCCCAGACGCTGACCGACGAGGGCTGGCGGGTGATCGCGGTCGACCTGCGTGGGCGCGCCGGTTCGGAACGCGCGCATGACCCGACCAGCTACAACGCTCGTACCTACGCCGATGACATGGTCGCGCTGCTGCGCTCGCAGAGCATCGCCAGGGCGGTGTTCGTGGGCACGTCGCTGGGCGTGCTGGTCACCCTTACCGTGGCCTCGCGCGCGCCGGACCTGGTGGCCGCCGCGGTCCTCAACGATGCCGGCCCGCGGGTACCGCGCGAAGCGCTGGCGCGCATTGGCAAGTACGCGGGCAAGCCGGTGCCGCCGATGGACCTGCAGCAGGCGGCGGCCTACATGGGCAGCATCGGCCAGGCCGCATTCCCGCGCTACACCCAGGAAGACTGGCGGGCGATGGCGCTGCGCACCTTCCGCCACCGCAGCGATGGACTGATGGAGCTGGACTACGACCCGGCGATCATCCGCACCACGCGGCCGTGGGTGCTGTGGCTGCTGCGCCCGGTGCTGTGGCGTGCGGTGCGCAAGCTGACCGCACGGGTACCGGTACTGGTAGTGCGTGGCGCGCTGTCGGACATCCTGCCGGCCGACGTGGCGCGGCAGATGGCTGCGACTTCACCCAGCGCCCGCCTGGTGGAAGTGCTCGATGTGGGCCACGCACCGATGCTGTCCGAGCCGGAGGCGCGCGGCGCGATCCTCGGCCTGCTGGCGGCCGTGCGGTGAGTACGACGGACGCCGCTGAAGCGCTGCCGGCCGCCCTGCGCCCTCTCCAGCACTGGGCGGCCGGCGAGCGGCTGGGTACGCCCACGCGCATCTCGCAGGCACGCATCGATGCCTTCGCTGAAGCCACGGGCGACCACAACTGGATCCATGTCGATCCGGCACGGGCACAGGCGCAGTTGCCGGGCGGGCAGACCATCGCCCACGGCTTCCTGCTGCTGTCGATGACCGTGGACGACGATGTGGCCGCGCTGACCGGCTTTGCAGGCATCGCCCACGTGCTGAATTACGGCTTGAACAAGGTGCGCTTCCTGGCGCCGGTGCCCAGTGGCAGCGAGATTCGGGTGCGATCGCAGCTCGTTACGCTGGAACCGCGCGGACCCGGGCAGTGGCTGCTGACCCAGCGCAAGCCCGTTGAACGCCTGCCCGATGGCGAGGTGGCACTGGTGGCCGAGCAGCTCGCGCTGGTGGTGCTGGCCGGCTGACCGGGCCCTGCCCCGCTGCACGCTGGCGGCGGTTCTCTCTACACTGGAGCGATGTTGACGCCTTCCATCGTCCTGTTCGCCTGTATTGCGTGGACCGTTCTGCTGTTTGGCGTGGCCCTCTGGGGCGAACGCCAGGGGCACCGGCTTGCGCGCGTGTGGCCGGCCATCTACGCGCTGTCGCTGGCGGTGCACTGCACGGCCTGGACCTATTACGGTGCGGCTTCGCAGGGCGTGCAATGGGGCTTCCCGATTCCGCCGACGCTGGTGGGCATGGCACTGATCTTCGCCTTCGGCCTGCCTTTCCTGGCCCGGCTGGGGCGCCTGGCCAAGCAGCACAACAGCGCCACCATTGCCGACCTGGTGGTGGCACGCCTGCGTGCCGACCAGGGGCTGGGCATCACCATCACCGTGGTTGCGCTGTTCGGCATCATTCCCTACATCGCCCTGCAGTTGAAGGCCGTCAGCCAAGGCCTGGGCGCGCTGCTCGGCGACCGCTTCACCCCGGCCGGCTGGCAGCTGGACATGTCGTTCTGGTTCGCGCTGACGATGGCGGCGTTCACCCTGCTTTTCGGTGCGCGCAAGGCATCGGCCACGGAACACAATCGCGGCATCGTCGTGGCGCTGGGCCTGGAATCGGTGTTGAAACTGGTGGCCCTGCTGGCCATCGGCCTGTATGCCGGGCTGTCGGTGCAGCAGGCCGGTGCGCCGCTGCTGGAAAAGATGGCCACGCTGCCGCCGCCGGCGGTGGTGCCTGACTACCTGACCATGGTGGCGCTGGGTGCGATTTCCGCCTTCACCCTGCCCCATCAGTTCCATGTGGGCGTGGTCGAGCTGCGCCAGCCATCGGACCTGAAGACAGCGCGCTGGCTGTTCCCGGTGTACCTGCTGCTGATCGGCCTGCCGTCGGTGCCGATGGCGCTGTACGGTGCCTCGCAGCTGCCGGCTTCCGTGTCGCCGGACCTGTACGTGCTGGCCCTGCCGCTGGCCGGCGGCCACCACCTGCTGGGCCTGGTGGCCTACCTGGGCAGCCTGAGCGCAGCCACCGGCATGATGATCCTGTCCGGCCTGACCCTGTCGATCATGCTGGGCAACCATGGCGTGGGCACGCGCCTGCTGGGCGGCATCGATGGTGGCCTGTCCGCGGGTGACCTGCGCCCCCGCGTGCTGGCCTTCCGTCGCGCCGGCATCATCGCAGTATTCCTGATGGCCTGGCTGTACAGCCGCGCGATGAGCGACACGGAAGCGCTCAGCGACTTCGGCCTGATGTCTTTCACTGCGCTATCGCAGCTGGCACCGGCGGTGCTGCTGGCGGTGTACCGGCCACGCACGCCTTCGCCGGCGATCATTGCCGGCATCGTGGTGGGTTCGCTGGTGTGGCTGTGGCTGGTGCTGCTGCCGATGATCGTCCCGGCCGTACCGCACGGCGCGGGCACGGACGGCGTGCATTGGCTGGCATTGCTGTCGATGCGGCTGCAACCGGGGCATATCGCCATCAGCATGGGTGCCAGCCTGGCGGCCAACCTGCTGGCGGTGCTGCTGGTGGCACGCGCGGTGCGCCCGCCGCTGCCACGCCAGCGCGATGCGGTGGCCGCCGTCTCCCTGCGCAAGACCGCGGTGCGCTTCCTCGGCCCGGAGCGCGCACGGCAGCTGATGGATGGCCACGCCGGGCAGGTGCTGGATGACGAACGGGTCACCGCCATCGAGCGTGAACTGACGGCCGTGGTCGGTGCGGGCATGGCGCGCCTGCTGGTGGAGGCCGCACGTGACGGCGGCGCGGCCCCGCTGGATGCGGTTACCCGCGCCGTGGGCGAAGCCACCCAGGTGCTGCGCTTCAACCAGCGCCTGCTGGAAGCGGCGCTGGAGAACATGAGCCAGGGCATCAGCGTGGTCGATGCGCAGCTGCAGCTGGTGGCCTGGAACAGCCGTTACGCAGCGCTGTTCAAGTTCCCGCCCGAGCTGCTGCAGGTGGGCCAGCCGGTGGCCAACCTCACTGCGTGGGCGCTGGGCCAGCTGCGCATCGGCCATGTACCCGGCGACAGCCCGGACAAGGCCCTGCAGCGCCGCGTGGTGCATATGCGCCGAGGCACCCCGCATCTGTCCGAACGCATCTTCCCGGACAACACCATCGTCGAAATCCGCGGCAACCCGATGCCCGGCGGTGGTTACGTGGCCACCTTCACCGACGTCACCGCGTTCCGCCGCGCCGAAGATGCACTGAAGCGCAGCAATGAAACGCTGGAGCGGCGCGTGCAGGACCGCACTGCGCGCCTGGAGCAGGCGGTACACCAGGCCGAACGGGCCAACGTGGCCAAGACCCGCTTCCTGACGGCGGTCGGCCACGACCTGATCCAGCCGCTGCATGCGGCCCAGCTGCTGACCGATGCGATGTCGCAGCACATCGAATCGGAGTTCCTCGACAGCTTCCTGCGGCAGATCCGTGGCGCGCTGGATTCCACCGATGACCTGCTCTCGGGGCTGCTGGATATTTCGCGGCTGGAAGCCGGCGGCCTGGTGGCCGATCCGCGGCCCTTCGCGCTGTCCAGCGTTCTCGATCCGCTGGCGCAGGAGTTTGCGGTCCTGGCGGCGGCGCGCGGCCTGCACTTCGGTTACGTCGGCACCCGTACCTGGGTGCACAGCGATCCGCTGCTGCTGCGTCGGGTGCTGCAGAATTTCCTGGCCAATGCCATCCGCTACACGCGCAG contains these protein-coding regions:
- a CDS encoding TonB-dependent receptor, whose translation is MIGVLLASGPVLAQDAPQPASTAGKAASATNLDSIMVTARKREETLQEVPVAVTAFTSEALDKLNVQDISALGPQVPNMTIYAARGASSTVTAYIRGVGQSDPTWGSDPGVGIYLDDVYIARPQGALLDVFDVSRIEVLRGPQGTLYGKNTIGGAIKYISRGLPTETEGFAQITVGNYSQLDAKAAIGGPIGGADSGLRARVAVASLNNDGFGENTFNGQPVSDKQIKAARFNLGAYAGDDFDVQFALDYTDDTSGMRGSKMLAPNPFLPGYPPMDSRYDIRSGMRNLNNVESKGASATVNWRPNEDVALKYVIAKRESDSQGNVDFDTTPVKLADVSGTYDDNQVSNELQLNYDAGGRVRGVVGLYQFKGEAGGQIQNNYFSAQFADNQGKVLTDSIALYADWTFDLTNKLKLDVGARYTDEDKRAIVLNRLYADPGFVRPVAVTADFDKKTNFSNVSPKVSLDYQITPDIMVYGLATRGFKSGGYNIRANAVAVPRSAEPFDDETVDSFEIGSKMAFLDQRLFLNLSAFHNKYKDIQLSVFTGIDTNGDGIDDSFFGDFTNAGKGTVNGLEIEYQYLPTQHWLISGNLAWLDAKYDEYMDRGVNVAKQMKFTNAPEYSGALNVEYRTDLANGGNLSARVSYSYQSEVWPTTDLSPVIRQGGYGLVNAGVVWRVDDTWTLSLQGTNLADKEYRTTGYNIPAVGTLIGFYGAPRQYSLSARYDF
- a CDS encoding alpha/beta hydrolase → MTQSYDDLYWNSDDGLRLHARDHAPAVGLAPRGTVVCIPGLTRNAADFDALAQTLTDEGWRVIAVDLRGRAGSERAHDPTSYNARTYADDMVALLRSQSIARAVFVGTSLGVLVTLTVASRAPDLVAAAVLNDAGPRVPREALARIGKYAGKPVPPMDLQQAAAYMGSIGQAAFPRYTQEDWRAMALRTFRHRSDGLMELDYDPAIIRTTRPWVLWLLRPVLWRAVRKLTARVPVLVVRGALSDILPADVARQMAATSPSARLVEVLDVGHAPMLSEPEARGAILGLLAAVR
- a CDS encoding MaoC family dehydratase, yielding MSTTDAAEALPAALRPLQHWAAGERLGTPTRISQARIDAFAEATGDHNWIHVDPARAQAQLPGGQTIAHGFLLLSMTVDDDVAALTGFAGIAHVLNYGLNKVRFLAPVPSGSEIRVRSQLVTLEPRGPGQWLLTQRKPVERLPDGEVALVAEQLALVVLAG
- a CDS encoding PAS-domain containing protein — protein: MLTPSIVLFACIAWTVLLFGVALWGERQGHRLARVWPAIYALSLAVHCTAWTYYGAASQGVQWGFPIPPTLVGMALIFAFGLPFLARLGRLAKQHNSATIADLVVARLRADQGLGITITVVALFGIIPYIALQLKAVSQGLGALLGDRFTPAGWQLDMSFWFALTMAAFTLLFGARKASATEHNRGIVVALGLESVLKLVALLAIGLYAGLSVQQAGAPLLEKMATLPPPAVVPDYLTMVALGAISAFTLPHQFHVGVVELRQPSDLKTARWLFPVYLLLIGLPSVPMALYGASQLPASVSPDLYVLALPLAGGHHLLGLVAYLGSLSAATGMMILSGLTLSIMLGNHGVGTRLLGGIDGGLSAGDLRPRVLAFRRAGIIAVFLMAWLYSRAMSDTEALSDFGLMSFTALSQLAPAVLLAVYRPRTPSPAIIAGIVVGSLVWLWLVLLPMIVPAVPHGAGTDGVHWLALLSMRLQPGHIAISMGASLAANLLAVLLVARAVRPPLPRQRDAVAAVSLRKTAVRFLGPERARQLMDGHAGQVLDDERVTAIERELTAVVGAGMARLLVEAARDGGAAPLDAVTRAVGEATQVLRFNQRLLEAALENMSQGISVVDAQLQLVAWNSRYAALFKFPPELLQVGQPVANLTAWALGQLRIGHVPGDSPDKALQRRVVHMRRGTPHLSERIFPDNTIVEIRGNPMPGGGYVATFTDVTAFRRAEDALKRSNETLERRVQDRTARLEQAVHQAERANVAKTRFLTAVGHDLIQPLHAAQLLTDAMSQHIESEFLDSFLRQIRGALDSTDDLLSGLLDISRLEAGGLVADPRPFALSSVLDPLAQEFAVLAAARGLHFGYVGTRTWVHSDPLLLRRVLQNFLANAIRYTRSGGVLLGVRRQGDRLSIGVHDSGPGIAPEQQAVVFEEFHRLDRSNGQGLGLGLTIAHRIAGLLHAPLQLRSVPGRGSAFSISVVRAAPPVAPRTLPAAGGSSTIKGLRVLVVDNDADALEAMRQMLLAWGCDVVAVADAGSVGTSAEDAALWLFDYHLDDGDTGVALWHRLVARHGPRPTVILSADTGGDTRDAVRGAGLSLLNKPFKPLALRWAINHLLAAPGTLPA